One stretch of Rosistilla oblonga DNA includes these proteins:
- a CDS encoding DUF2237 family protein → MSKAKNVLGTPLQTCSVDPMTGFYRTGCCDTGREDVGLHIVCTQVTAEFLEFSKSVGNDLSTPVAEYGFPGLKPGNRWCLCALRWKEAWQAGMAPPVVLDATHISTLEFIDLEVLQAHAADG, encoded by the coding sequence TTGAGCAAGGCAAAGAACGTCTTGGGCACACCGCTGCAAACTTGCAGCGTCGACCCGATGACCGGATTTTATCGCACCGGTTGCTGCGATACGGGGCGCGAGGATGTGGGGCTGCACATCGTCTGCACGCAGGTCACTGCCGAGTTTCTGGAGTTCAGCAAATCGGTCGGCAACGATCTCAGCACGCCGGTTGCCGAATACGGTTTCCCCGGTCTGAAGCCGGGAAATCGTTGGTGTTTGTGCGCGTTGCGATGGAAAGAAGCGTGGCAGGCCGGGATGGCTCCGCCGGTCGTTCTGGACGCCACCCATATCTCGACGCTAGAATTTATCGACTTGGAAGTTCTGCAGGCGCACGCAGCCGACGGTTGA
- a CDS encoding tetratricopeptide repeat protein, which yields MKSEERHQLQQNELADALGSGIQSITPYLRAIVIGVIGLIVIVFAYNFVSMRKQAHDATASLDFLLATSNEDPESFKRVSQDFADTMPGQWAQIAQADHNLGAGIESMFVDRDEATGFLEAATENYKSVLATAKDPLLKTRANLGLAKAYEAQGDLDQAIATYEIVADNTSSEALAEQAKERIRLLGTDDVRDFYTWFRENQPVSMASIAPGLPGLEDLPDGPAEGLPPAETPDLKDVEVSDAPEAEAKEEAAAAPKEEAAEAKDAAAEEPAKTE from the coding sequence ATGAAGAGCGAAGAGCGGCACCAATTGCAGCAAAACGAACTTGCGGATGCTTTAGGAAGCGGTATCCAAAGCATCACGCCCTATCTTCGTGCGATCGTGATCGGCGTGATCGGGTTGATCGTGATCGTGTTCGCGTACAACTTTGTAAGCATGCGCAAGCAAGCTCACGACGCAACGGCGAGCCTCGACTTCTTGCTAGCAACCAGCAACGAAGACCCCGAATCGTTCAAGCGAGTCAGCCAAGACTTCGCCGACACGATGCCTGGCCAGTGGGCTCAAATCGCTCAAGCCGATCACAATCTGGGCGCGGGGATCGAGTCGATGTTTGTCGACCGCGATGAAGCGACCGGATTTTTGGAAGCTGCCACCGAAAACTACAAGAGCGTACTCGCGACGGCCAAAGACCCGTTGTTGAAGACGCGAGCCAACCTGGGGCTGGCCAAAGCCTACGAAGCTCAAGGCGACCTGGATCAAGCGATCGCGACTTACGAGATCGTCGCGGACAACACCAGCTCCGAAGCTTTGGCCGAACAAGCCAAAGAACGAATCCGCCTGCTGGGAACCGACGACGTTCGCGATTTCTACACATGGTTCCGCGAAAACCAACCCGTCTCCATGGCCTCGATCGCTCCCGGATTGCCTGGCCTGGAAGACCTGCCCGACGGCCCCGCCGAAGGTTTGCCACCGGCAGAGACTCCCGATTTGAAGGATGTCGAAGTCAGCGACGCTCCCGAAGCGGAAGCTAAAGAAGAGGCGGCAGCAGCTCCAAAGGAAGAGGCTGCCGAAGCGAAAGACGCAGCTGCCGAAGAGCCAGCGAAGACCGAATAG